The genomic DNA TCGTCCTGGGCGACTTCGCCCGCGACGGCTCGCACGCCACCATCAAGGTGCAGGTCAACCGCATGGTGTCGTGGCTCTGGCTGGGCGGGCTGGTGCTGACCCTCGGCACCGTGCTCGCGGTGCTGCCCGATCGGCGGAGGCCCGCATGAGCCGTCTCCGCTGGGTGATCCCGCTCGCAGTGCTGCCCGTGATCGCGCTCCTCGCCTATGGCTTCTGGACGGATCCGCGGGGCGAGGTGAAATCGCCCCTCATCGGCAAGCCCGCGGCGCCGTTCACCCTGAGCACGTTCACCGGCACGCCGGTGTCGCTGGAAGGCCTCCGGGGTCGCGTGGTCCTCGTCAACTTCTGGGCCTCGTGGTGTATTCCCGCCTGCTACGAGGAGGCGCCGGTGCTCCAGGAGGTGTGGCGTGACTACGAGCGGCGCGGCCTCGCCGTGGTCGGCATCAACGTGCAGGACAAGGACGATGCGGCGCGGAAGTTCATGGAGCAGTTCGGCTTCACCTTCCCCAACGCGATGGACGTCGGCGGCAAGGTCGCGGTGAACTACGGGGTCTACGGCGTGCCCGAGACCTTCCTCATCGACAAGAAGGGCCGCATCCGCGAGCGGAAGGTGGGCGCGGTGGACGCGGAGGCGCTCCGCGGCCACGTCGAGCGGCTCCTCGCCGAGTCCTCATGAGGCGTGCGGCCGCCGTCTTCGGCCTCGTCATGGCCGTGGGCGTCCTCGGCTTCGGGCTCGCCCTCGCGGCGGCGCCGGTGGACGAGCAGACCGTGCATGCGATCGCCGCCCAGCTCCGTTGCGTGGTGTGCCAGAGCCTCTCGGTCGCGGACTCCCCCTCGGAGACCGCCCACCAGATGCGCGACATCATCCGCGAGCGGCTCGCCGCGGGCGAGACGCCGGAGCAGGTCACTGCCTACTTCGTGGCGCGCTACGGCGACTGGATCCTCCTGGCGCCGCCGCGGCGCGGCTTCACCCTGCTCGTGTGGGTGGTGCCGTACGTGGGGCTCGCGCTCGGCCTCGTGGTGGTGGCCGTCGCGATACGCCGCTGGAGCCGGGTCACGGCCGGCCGTCGCGCCGCCGCGCCGCCCCCCGAGGTGGACGCGGCCACGCGCGAGCGCATCCGCCGCGAGATGGCGGAAGGCGGGCCGTGAGCGGCGGTCAGGTCGTCGCGATCCTCGCGCTGGCCGCGCCGATCGCCCTGCTGGTGCTCTGGCCGCTGCTCCGCGCGCGGAGCGCGGACCGCGTACCGGCGGCGCCCGTGGGCGAGGACCGGCGCCTCGAGCTCGACGAGGAGCGGGCCACGGTGTACCGCGCGCTCCGCGAGCTGGACTTCGATCACCAGGCCGGGCACCTCGCCGACGACGACTACCAGGCGCTGCGCGCCACCTACGAGGCGCGGGCCGCGGCGGCGCTGAGCGCCCTCGATGCCCTGGGCGCCCCGCCCGAGCCCGCACGGCGCGCCGCTCCCGAGCGCGCGCGGGCGGCGCAGGCGTGGACGCGGAGCCCCGCGGCACTCGCGGTGGGCGGCGTCCTGCTCATGATCTTCGGCATCGTGGTCGGCGTGAGCATGGGACGCTACACCGAGTCGGTGCCCGCCGCGCCCATGGGCGCGCCATCCGTCCCCGCGATGCCGCCCCCCACGGGCCGCCTCAGCGAGCCAGCGCCCGGCGGCCCGACGCCCGGCGGCGTAGCGGCGCCCGGCCGCCCGATCCCGCCGGAGATGCTGCAAGGCATGCTGCAGGCGGCGCGGCAGAGCCTGA from Candidatus Methylomirabilota bacterium includes the following:
- a CDS encoding TlpA disulfide reductase family protein — translated: MSRLRWVIPLAVLPVIALLAYGFWTDPRGEVKSPLIGKPAAPFTLSTFTGTPVSLEGLRGRVVLVNFWASWCIPACYEEAPVLQEVWRDYERRGLAVVGINVQDKDDAARKFMEQFGFTFPNAMDVGGKVAVNYGVYGVPETFLIDKKGRIRERKVGAVDAEALRGHVERLLAESS
- a CDS encoding cytochrome c-type biogenesis protein; its protein translation is MRRAAAVFGLVMAVGVLGFGLALAAAPVDEQTVHAIAAQLRCVVCQSLSVADSPSETAHQMRDIIRERLAAGETPEQVTAYFVARYGDWILLAPPRRGFTLLVWVVPYVGLALGLVVVAVAIRRWSRVTAGRRAAAPPPEVDAATRERIRREMAEGGP
- a CDS encoding tetratricopeptide repeat protein, which codes for MSGGQVVAILALAAPIALLVLWPLLRARSADRVPAAPVGEDRRLELDEERATVYRALRELDFDHQAGHLADDDYQALRATYEARAAAALSALDALGAPPEPARRAAPERARAAQAWTRSPAALAVGGVLLMIFGIVVGVSMGRYTESVPAAPMGAPSVPAMPPPTGRLSEPAPGGPTPGGVAAPGRPIPPEMLQGMLQAARQSLMAGRYAEAIAAYQAVLKREPRNVDALTHLGFIVALGGHADPALETIDKALAIDPDYALAHYYRGQVLYEAKGDAAGAIKEWERFLALVPSGPEHDQVKALIKDARVRPAPAAAPTPLPR